In one window of Poriferisphaera corsica DNA:
- the iorA gene encoding indolepyruvate ferredoxin oxidoreductase subunit alpha, with product MSELKQDLLSGNDAYARGAWEAGVTVAAGYPGTPSTEILEALAAYKQQDLHCEWSPNEKVALEVGAGAALTGARVLVTMKHVGLNVAADPFMTLAYTGCVGGIVILVADDPGMHSSQNEQDTRHFARFGKVPILEPSDATEAKDMMKRGFEISEQFKTPVIVRSTTRVSHSRGLVDLEDRQLPETKIGFQKNPRQFVPVPAFARQMRVDLEKRLHDIKDFAETDSINRIEYNDKSLGIITSSTSYLYVKEVWPEASVLKLGMAYPFADKLFKEFSENVDNVLVIEELDDFYEEHIKALGIKCDGKNFVPNIGEFTQSKLAVIRAKYEGKEAPNLSPVEEAADLPMRPPTLCPGCPHRGMFTALRYFDCIVTGDIGCYALGVAPPLSRIDTILCMGGGFTMAHGMDRSPEPKKVVGILGDSTFFHSGITGLCNIAYNKGTSIIIVLDNRTTAMTGHQDHPGTGKTLMGDPTQTLSIEKIGEACGIKRIFSVDPRDIDSNVQLLKQEFEVDEPTLIVAKYPCVLNDKSVWETPREIDQDLCVSCGNCVQLGCPAIEYNGEIPKIEPLMCTGCSLCENVCELDLINAQGTEK from the coding sequence ATGAGCGAATTAAAACAAGACCTCCTCTCCGGCAACGACGCCTATGCACGCGGTGCATGGGAAGCCGGTGTTACCGTGGCCGCCGGATACCCCGGCACGCCTTCGACTGAAATCCTCGAAGCGCTCGCTGCATACAAACAACAAGACCTTCACTGCGAATGGTCACCCAACGAGAAAGTCGCCCTCGAAGTCGGCGCCGGCGCCGCACTCACCGGTGCCCGCGTTCTCGTGACCATGAAGCACGTCGGCCTCAACGTCGCCGCTGACCCCTTCATGACACTCGCATACACCGGATGTGTCGGCGGGATCGTGATCCTCGTCGCCGACGACCCCGGCATGCACTCGTCTCAAAACGAGCAGGACACCCGTCACTTCGCCCGGTTCGGCAAGGTTCCAATCCTCGAACCCTCCGATGCCACCGAAGCCAAAGATATGATGAAACGTGGTTTTGAAATCTCAGAACAATTCAAAACACCCGTCATCGTCCGTTCAACCACCCGCGTCTCCCACTCCCGCGGCCTAGTCGATCTCGAAGACCGCCAACTCCCCGAGACCAAAATCGGCTTCCAGAAAAACCCACGCCAATTCGTACCCGTCCCCGCATTTGCTCGTCAGATGCGCGTCGATCTCGAAAAACGCCTCCACGATATCAAAGACTTCGCCGAGACCGACTCTATTAATCGAATAGAGTACAACGACAAATCTCTCGGCATCATCACCTCATCAACCTCATACCTCTACGTCAAAGAAGTTTGGCCTGAGGCTTCCGTCCTCAAACTCGGCATGGCCTATCCATTCGCCGACAAACTCTTCAAAGAGTTCTCAGAGAACGTCGACAATGTCCTCGTCATTGAAGAACTCGACGACTTCTACGAGGAGCACATTAAAGCACTTGGCATCAAGTGCGATGGTAAAAACTTCGTACCAAACATCGGCGAATTTACCCAATCAAAACTCGCCGTCATTCGCGCCAAGTACGAAGGTAAAGAAGCGCCGAATCTTTCACCCGTGGAAGAAGCAGCCGACCTGCCCATGCGACCGCCGACACTTTGTCCCGGTTGCCCGCACCGCGGCATGTTCACAGCACTACGTTACTTCGATTGCATCGTCACCGGCGACATCGGCTGTTACGCTCTCGGCGTCGCGCCACCCCTATCCCGTATCGACACCATCCTCTGCATGGGCGGCGGATTCACCATGGCTCACGGCATGGATCGCTCACCCGAACCGAAGAAAGTGGTCGGCATCCTCGGCGACTCCACCTTCTTCCACTCTGGCATCACCGGCCTTTGCAACATCGCCTACAACAAGGGCACCTCAATCATCATCGTCCTCGACAACCGCACCACGGCCATGACTGGTCATCAAGACCACCCCGGTACGGGTAAAACGCTCATGGGCGATCCAACACAAACACTGTCTATCGAGAAGATAGGCGAAGCTTGTGGCATTAAACGCATCTTCTCGGTCGACCCGCGTGATATCGACAGCAACGTTCAATTGCTTAAACAAGAGTTTGAAGTGGATGAGCCGACGTTGATCGTAGCGAAATACCCTTGTGTTCTGAATGATAAATCGGTCTGGGAAACGCCGCGTGAGATCGATCAAGATCTCTGTGTTTCCTGTGGTAACTGTGTGCAGCTCGGTTGCCCGGCGATTGAGTACAACGGTGAAATTCCGAAAATTGAACCATTGATGTGTACGGGTTGCTCGCTGTGTGAAAATGTTTGCGAGCTTGACCTGATTAATGCTCAAGGTACGGAGAAGTAA
- a CDS encoding indolepyruvate oxidoreductase subunit beta — MNQVNASEDKVTSVVLLGVGGQGILLASEIMARAAMHAGFDVKTNEVHGMAQRGGSVIAQVRYGQKVYSPLIAERTADVLASFEKVEAVRGAHYVKSGGLAVIANTQIIPTTVSSGLCDYPADIDDRLKNAFSNLSLIDAQQKAVELGNVKAANVVLMGGLSVGLDLPLDVWHEGVKTSVKPKFLELNLKAFDEGRAMTIASQSANA, encoded by the coding sequence ATGAATCAAGTAAATGCTAGCGAAGATAAAGTCACAAGCGTCGTTTTGCTCGGCGTGGGCGGTCAGGGCATCTTGCTCGCCAGTGAGATTATGGCCCGTGCGGCAATGCACGCCGGGTTTGATGTGAAGACCAATGAAGTGCACGGTATGGCCCAGCGCGGCGGCTCCGTGATTGCGCAAGTACGTTATGGACAAAAGGTTTACAGCCCTTTGATTGCAGAGCGTACGGCGGATGTTTTGGCTTCTTTTGAGAAGGTCGAAGCGGTGCGTGGTGCGCACTATGTGAAGTCGGGCGGTCTAGCGGTGATTGCGAATACGCAGATTATCCCAACGACAGTCTCTTCGGGCCTTTGTGATTATCCGGCTGATATTGATGATCGGCTGAAGAATGCGTTCAGTAATCTGAGCCTGATTGATGCACAGCAAAAAGCGGTTGAATTGGGGAACGTGAAAGCTGCTAACGTCGTGCTGATGGGTGGTTTAAGTGTTGGTTTGGACTTACCGTTAGATGTATGGCATGAGGGTGTGAAGACGTCGGTGAAACCCAAATTTTTGGAGTTGAACCTCAAGGCGTTTGATGAGGGTAGGGCGATGACGATTGCATCACAGAGCGCGAATGCGTGA